From Nocardioides sp. HDW12B, the proteins below share one genomic window:
- a CDS encoding DUF1295 domain-containing protein, whose translation MNDLDGSALLVALPATAGAVLVLMGLTFAVALRAGKHAVIDVTWGLGFAVVAATAYVLHTGDGTRAAVALGIVALWGLRLAAHIANRSRGHGEDPRYEALLARAPGNPQVYAVQRVYVPQAVIMWFVSLPVQLAMFSGSGPGPLLWLGVAVWAVGITFETVGDWQLHRFRSDPASRGQVLDTGLWRYTRHPNYFGDATAWWGIFLVAADTGLPGWLTILSPLLMTWFLAKGTGKPLLEKDMAERRPGYVDYVRRTSGFVPWPPKKG comes from the coding sequence GTGAACGACCTCGACGGCTCCGCCCTGCTGGTGGCGCTGCCGGCCACCGCCGGGGCGGTCCTCGTCCTCATGGGGCTGACCTTCGCGGTCGCGCTGAGGGCGGGCAAGCACGCGGTCATCGACGTCACGTGGGGCCTCGGGTTCGCGGTCGTCGCCGCGACGGCGTACGTCCTGCACACCGGCGACGGCACCCGCGCCGCGGTCGCGCTCGGCATCGTCGCGCTCTGGGGGCTCCGGCTGGCGGCGCACATCGCCAACCGCTCCCGCGGCCACGGCGAGGACCCGCGCTACGAGGCGCTGCTGGCGCGCGCACCCGGCAACCCGCAGGTGTACGCCGTGCAGCGGGTCTACGTGCCGCAGGCCGTCATCATGTGGTTCGTGTCGCTGCCGGTCCAGTTGGCGATGTTCTCCGGCTCCGGGCCGGGGCCGCTGCTGTGGCTCGGCGTGGCGGTCTGGGCGGTCGGCATCACGTTCGAGACGGTGGGGGACTGGCAGCTGCACCGGTTCCGCAGCGACCCGGCCAGTCGGGGGCAGGTGCTCGACACCGGGCTGTGGCGCTACACCCGCCACCCGAACTACTTCGGCGACGCCACCGCCTGGTGGGGCATCTTCCTCGTCGCCGCCGACACCGGGCTGCCCGGCTGGCTGACGATCCTCTCGCCGCTGCTCATGACGTGGTTCCTGGCCAAGGGCACCGGCAAGCCGCTGCTGGAGAAGGACATGGCGGAGCGGCGTCCGGGCTACGTCGACTACGTCCGGCGCACCAGCGGGTTCGTGCCGTGGCCGCCGAAGAAGGGCTAG
- a CDS encoding GuaB1 family IMP dehydrogenase-related protein, whose protein sequence is MRFLDDHGVPPYDLTYDDVFMVPRHSSVGSRDDVDLSTDDATGATLPLVVSNMTAISGRRMAETVARRGGLSVIPQDIPVEVVADVVADVKGKDLVVDTAITLSPEDTVADALALIPKRAHRAAFVVVDGRPVGVVTEDDCRRVDRFTQVHHVMSAHPVTLSQGLSPREAFDRLVEVRRRVAPVVDADGLLVGALTRTGALRATVYRPALDGRGRLAIAAAVGVNGDVAGKAKTILDTGVDALVIDTAHGHQERMIDALRAVRALTPDVPVVAGNVVSAEGTRELIAAGADVVKVGVGPGAMCTTRMMTGVGRPQFSAVLDCSAAARDAGGRVWADGGVRHPRDVALALAAGASAVMIGSWFAGTHESPGDLHEDADGRRYKESFGMASARAVLNRTSADTAFERARKGLYEEGISSSRMYLDPTRPGVEDLIDQICAGVRSACTYAGARTLAEFANRAVVGFQSAAGFHEGRPLPAGW, encoded by the coding sequence GTGCGCTTCCTCGACGACCACGGCGTCCCGCCGTACGACCTGACCTACGACGACGTCTTCATGGTGCCGCGGCACTCCAGCGTCGGCTCCCGCGACGACGTCGACCTCTCCACCGACGACGCCACCGGAGCGACGCTGCCGCTGGTGGTGTCGAACATGACCGCGATCTCGGGTCGCCGGATGGCGGAGACCGTGGCGCGTCGTGGCGGGCTGTCGGTGATCCCGCAGGACATCCCGGTCGAGGTGGTCGCCGACGTCGTCGCCGACGTCAAGGGCAAGGATCTCGTCGTCGACACCGCGATCACGCTGTCGCCGGAGGACACGGTTGCCGACGCGCTGGCGCTCATCCCCAAGCGTGCGCACCGGGCGGCCTTCGTGGTCGTCGACGGTCGGCCCGTCGGCGTCGTGACCGAGGACGACTGCCGGCGCGTGGACCGCTTCACCCAGGTCCACCACGTGATGTCGGCCCACCCGGTGACGCTGTCGCAGGGCCTCAGCCCGCGCGAGGCCTTCGACCGCCTCGTCGAGGTACGCCGCCGCGTCGCCCCGGTCGTGGACGCCGACGGCCTGCTCGTGGGGGCACTGACCCGCACCGGGGCGCTGCGCGCCACCGTCTACCGCCCGGCCCTCGACGGTCGTGGCCGCCTGGCGATCGCGGCCGCGGTCGGCGTCAACGGCGACGTGGCGGGCAAGGCCAAGACGATCCTCGACACCGGCGTCGACGCGCTCGTCATCGACACCGCCCACGGGCACCAGGAGCGGATGATCGATGCCCTGCGGGCGGTCCGGGCCCTGACGCCCGACGTGCCGGTCGTCGCCGGCAACGTCGTCTCCGCGGAAGGCACGCGCGAGCTGATCGCTGCGGGTGCCGACGTGGTGAAGGTGGGCGTCGGCCCCGGCGCCATGTGCACGACGCGGATGATGACCGGCGTCGGTCGACCGCAGTTCTCCGCCGTCCTGGACTGCTCGGCGGCCGCCCGCGACGCCGGCGGTCGCGTGTGGGCCGACGGCGGGGTGCGTCACCCGCGCGACGTGGCCCTCGCCCTCGCGGCCGGCGCCAGCGCGGTGATGATCGGCTCCTGGTTCGCCGGCACGCACGAGTCGCCCGGTGACCTGCACGAGGACGCCGACGGTCGCCGCTACAAGGAGAGCTTCGGCATGGCCTCGGCGCGCGCCGTGCTCAACCGCACCAGCGCCGACACCGCCTTCGAGCGGGCCCGCAAGGGCCTCTACGAGGAGGGCATCTCCTCGAGCCGGATGTACCTCGACCCCACCCGCCCCGGCGTCGAGGACCTCATCGACCAGATCTGCGCCGGCGTGCGCTCGGCCTGCACCTACGCCGGGGCCCGCACCCTCGCGGAGTTCGCAAACCGGGCCGTCGTGGGCTTCCAGTCCGCGGCCGGCTTCCACGAGGGGCGCCCGCTGCCCGCCGGCTGGTAG
- a CDS encoding trypsin-like serine protease — MRRPSAVLAALGLTALTLTGPAPSQAVTGNATVDDEHPYVALLVFYTEPAEPGGDPYSHRCTGSLLADRVTVVTAGHCTQGVDTGRAYFQTSPFPDYDPTAFGGRGGDTTTGYPYLGGTEFRDAANLGFGSRSLPDTGDLGVVVLDEPVTLERYAELPAPGAVDTYTSSSSAKRTVDFTLSGYGVSQVKPRVLVGQRLTARSQLVSDDSPVSEYHLKTSSNASQGKGGSCVGDSGGPVLAEGTDVLLAVVSFGRNDNCRGVEYSYRVDREETLAWIGDDGRVDAG, encoded by the coding sequence GTGCGCCGACCCTCTGCCGTCCTCGCCGCCCTCGGCCTGACCGCGCTGACCCTCACGGGGCCGGCGCCGTCCCAGGCCGTCACCGGCAACGCCACGGTCGACGACGAGCACCCCTACGTCGCGCTCCTCGTCTTCTACACCGAGCCCGCCGAGCCGGGCGGCGACCCCTACAGCCACCGCTGCACCGGCAGCCTGCTGGCCGACCGCGTCACCGTGGTGACCGCGGGTCACTGCACCCAGGGAGTCGACACGGGACGGGCCTACTTCCAGACCTCGCCGTTCCCCGACTACGACCCCACCGCCTTCGGCGGGCGGGGCGGCGACACGACGACCGGCTACCCCTACCTGGGCGGCACCGAGTTCCGCGACGCGGCGAACCTCGGCTTCGGCTCCCGCAGCCTGCCCGACACCGGAGACCTCGGCGTCGTCGTGCTCGACGAGCCCGTGACCCTCGAGCGGTACGCCGAGCTGCCGGCGCCCGGCGCCGTGGACACCTACACGTCGAGCTCGTCGGCCAAGCGCACCGTCGACTTCACCCTCAGCGGGTACGGCGTCAGCCAGGTCAAGCCGCGCGTGCTCGTCGGCCAGCGGCTGACGGCCCGGTCCCAGCTGGTCAGCGATGACTCCCCGGTGTCCGAGTACCACCTCAAGACGTCGTCGAACGCCTCGCAGGGCAAGGGCGGCTCGTGCGTCGGGGACTCGGGCGGCCCCGTCCTGGCCGAGGGCACCGACGTGCTGCTCGCGGTGGTGTCCTTCGGACGCAACGACAACTGCCGCGGCGTCGAGTACTCCTACCGCGTGGACCGCGAGGAGACCCTGGCCTGGATCGGTGACGACGGGCGCGTCGACGCCGGCTGA
- a CDS encoding patatin-like phospholipase family protein → MSGRALVLGGGGITGIAWELGLLKGLADAGVDLTTADRVVGTSAGSVVGAQITTGLTVEELYAEQLRPADREIGARMTRSMMLRLAVPIVLPGHPVAKRSRIGSLALKAHPPGGAQRIEVIRSRIGVNEWPERDLRVTAVEAESGRLVTFTRDSGVDLVEAVAASCAVPLVWPAVTIDGLHYVDGGMRSTANADLAVGCDRVVVLAPLPQAFSKHTSIHAQLDRVAPRTRAVVAPDEDALAAIGKNVLNPSKRADAARAGLRQAATVVDKVRRAWDGETGA, encoded by the coding sequence ATGAGCGGACGAGCGCTGGTCCTCGGTGGAGGCGGCATCACGGGGATCGCGTGGGAGCTCGGGCTCCTCAAGGGCCTGGCCGACGCCGGGGTCGACCTGACGACGGCCGACCGGGTCGTCGGCACGTCGGCCGGGTCGGTGGTGGGCGCGCAGATCACGACGGGCCTCACCGTCGAGGAGCTGTACGCCGAGCAGCTGCGGCCGGCCGACCGCGAGATCGGGGCGCGGATGACGCGGTCGATGATGCTCCGGCTGGCCGTGCCGATCGTGCTGCCCGGCCACCCGGTCGCGAAGCGCTCCCGCATCGGCTCGCTCGCGCTCAAGGCTCATCCACCCGGCGGGGCCCAGCGCATCGAGGTGATCCGCAGCCGCATCGGGGTGAACGAGTGGCCCGAGCGCGACCTGCGGGTGACGGCGGTCGAGGCCGAGTCGGGACGGCTCGTGACGTTCACCCGCGACAGCGGGGTCGACCTCGTCGAGGCGGTCGCGGCCAGCTGCGCCGTACCTCTCGTGTGGCCGGCCGTCACCATCGACGGGCTCCACTACGTCGACGGCGGGATGCGCTCCACCGCGAACGCCGACCTGGCCGTCGGCTGCGACCGCGTCGTCGTCCTCGCGCCGCTCCCCCAGGCGTTCAGCAAGCACACCTCCATCCACGCCCAGCTCGACCGCGTCGCACCTCGCACGCGCGCCGTCGTCGCGCCCGACGAGGACGCGCTCGCCGCAATCGGCAAGAACGTGCTCAACCCGAGCAAACGCGCCGATGCGGCGCGCGCCGGCCTGCGGCAGGCGGCCACGGTCGTCGACAAGGTGCGCCGCGCGTGGGACGGGGAGACCGGTGCCTGA
- a CDS encoding trypsin-like serine protease, whose translation MRRALTVAALSLAATAAGLAPSQAITGNYEKDTVHTYVAMLVFYTEPAEEGGDPFSHRCTGSLLDDGVTIVTAGHCTEGVDEGRAYFQQAAAPNYDPEAFDGRGGDPTTGYPYVGGVTFSQADNYGFHDFEGYPENKDVGVVVLDEPVTTSNRRYAELPEAGALNDYVASVRKKQNVRFTLSGYGLSGTTPTPTSTRERLTGTSALVNDRAPITRFNLKTSANPAQGKAGTCSGDSGGPVLARGSDTVLAVTSFGMNAKCRGLDFSYRLDRKVVLDWIADPNRLDAG comes from the coding sequence ATGCGCCGCGCACTGACCGTCGCAGCCCTGAGCCTCGCCGCCACCGCGGCCGGGCTCGCTCCCAGCCAGGCCATCACGGGCAACTACGAGAAGGACACGGTCCACACCTACGTGGCCATGCTCGTGTTCTACACCGAGCCGGCCGAGGAGGGCGGCGACCCGTTCAGCCACCGCTGCACCGGCAGCCTGCTGGACGACGGCGTGACGATCGTGACGGCGGGCCACTGCACCGAGGGCGTCGACGAGGGACGCGCCTACTTCCAGCAGGCGGCGGCGCCGAACTACGACCCCGAGGCCTTCGACGGCCGCGGCGGCGACCCGACGACGGGCTACCCCTACGTCGGCGGCGTGACGTTCAGCCAGGCCGACAACTACGGCTTCCACGACTTCGAGGGCTACCCGGAGAACAAGGACGTCGGTGTCGTCGTGCTCGACGAGCCCGTCACCACCTCCAACCGCCGGTACGCCGAGCTGCCGGAGGCGGGCGCCCTGAACGACTACGTGGCGAGCGTCAGGAAGAAGCAGAACGTGCGCTTCACCCTGAGCGGCTACGGCCTCAGCGGGACGACGCCGACCCCGACCTCCACCCGCGAGCGCCTGACGGGCACCTCCGCCCTCGTCAACGACCGTGCGCCGATCACGAGGTTCAACCTGAAGACCTCCGCCAACCCGGCGCAGGGCAAGGCCGGCACCTGCAGCGGTGACTCCGGTGGTCCTGTCCTGGCCAGGGGCAGCGACACCGTCCTGGCCGTCACGTCCTTCGGGATGAACGCCAAGTGCCGGGGCCTGGACTTCTCCTACCGGCTCGACCGGAAGGTCGTCCTCGACTGGATCGCGGACCCGAACCGGCTCGACGCAGGCTGA
- a CDS encoding nitroreductase family deazaflavin-dependent oxidoreductase has translation MPEASGATRRPPGLDSPTVKKLLKRVSRSQVWLYRRTNGRVGGTWRVGAGFRKPVPVLLLDHLGRRSGRLFTTPLLYLEDGSDVVVVASQGGMAAHPQWYRNLVASPDTQVQIGPELRLVTARVAEPAERERLWPLLDELYADFADYRSWTDREIPVVVLEPRAR, from the coding sequence GTGCCTGAGGCGAGCGGCGCCACCCGGCGTCCGCCGGGTCTGGACTCCCCCACCGTCAAGAAGCTGCTGAAGCGGGTCTCACGCTCGCAGGTGTGGCTCTACCGCCGCACCAACGGTCGGGTGGGCGGCACCTGGCGCGTCGGTGCCGGGTTCCGCAAGCCGGTGCCCGTCCTGCTGCTGGACCACCTCGGCCGTCGATCCGGGAGGCTCTTCACGACCCCGCTGCTGTACCTCGAGGACGGGTCCGACGTGGTCGTCGTCGCCTCGCAGGGCGGGATGGCCGCTCACCCGCAGTGGTACCGCAACCTCGTCGCGTCTCCGGACACCCAGGTGCAGATCGGTCCCGAGCTCCGGCTCGTCACCGCACGCGTCGCCGAGCCGGCGGAGCGCGAGCGGCTCTGGCCGCTGCTCGACGAGCTGTACGCCGACTTCGCCGACTACCGCTCCTGGACGGACCGTGAGATCCCGGTCGTGGTGCTCGAGCCGCGGGCGCGATGA
- a CDS encoding HNH endonuclease signature motif containing protein yields MFTLPALDDLTVAECADALVSSVPAVRRAEAERLLLAVHWADLHPPGERQLRRDPGAFAEPCADDTSWTRQADEAALRRLGRRRGDSDRVAARPEGSERSERSVQLGADGIPAIREFAAVELGVLLQITTYAAATLMRDALELRHRLPRTWQVTVTGQIDVWKARRVATATRPLTAEQAALVDARVAQALVGLPTRRALDVLEAAVVAADPAAHEARRRAEEARRYVALGRRPNAAGLRSLVCQTTAGDVARVDAMVAHLADVLERLGDQDPLQVRRAKALAVLADPARACQLLAQGHQPAHTPTSEALTPGAPTSARAEATPADSTPDVSHPENIDVHREDVQQPEDPEPEEAEPYETAVERAVLLGQALISMGARALRRLRPRTVLYVHLAEEALDSLSVTPGSGRPHAELARVRGLGPVGLQQLRDWIGEDRVDVRPVIDLAGQVPVDEYAIPPPMAEVMELREPFEVFPWGTGEVGSVDLDHTTPFRPRSEGGGRGQTRPDNLGPLGRHHHRAKTFGGFRCHQPLPGVYLWQTPSGHWFQVDHTGSTALGRETPAILTSAAVSVDFRPGDGQPWDAQLLESPPWDGPTWDPDHLDDLGGMGDLSDLDDASWRPAWLDEAASTQR; encoded by the coding sequence ATGTTCACGCTACCCGCTCTCGACGACCTGACGGTCGCGGAGTGTGCGGACGCGCTCGTGTCCTCGGTGCCTGCTGTCCGACGTGCGGAGGCGGAGCGGCTCCTGCTGGCGGTCCACTGGGCCGACCTGCACCCGCCCGGGGAGAGGCAGCTCCGTCGGGATCCCGGGGCGTTCGCGGAGCCCTGCGCCGACGACACGTCGTGGACGCGGCAGGCGGACGAAGCAGCGCTGCGCCGCCTGGGTCGCCGCCGCGGTGACAGCGACCGCGTGGCCGCGCGTCCGGAGGGATCTGAGCGATCGGAGCGATCGGTGCAGCTCGGTGCCGACGGCATCCCCGCCATCCGCGAGTTCGCCGCGGTCGAGCTCGGCGTGCTGCTGCAGATCACGACCTACGCCGCCGCGACGCTGATGCGCGACGCCCTGGAGCTGCGGCACCGCCTGCCGAGGACGTGGCAGGTCACCGTCACCGGGCAGATCGACGTGTGGAAGGCGCGTCGCGTGGCGACCGCGACACGTCCTCTCACCGCCGAGCAGGCAGCGCTGGTGGACGCCCGGGTGGCGCAGGCGCTCGTGGGCCTCCCGACACGACGGGCCCTGGACGTGCTCGAGGCTGCGGTGGTGGCGGCCGACCCCGCGGCGCACGAGGCGCGGCGCCGGGCCGAGGAGGCACGTCGCTACGTCGCGCTCGGCCGCCGCCCCAACGCGGCCGGCCTCCGTTCGCTGGTCTGCCAGACGACGGCCGGCGACGTCGCGCGGGTGGACGCGATGGTGGCGCACCTGGCCGACGTGCTCGAGCGTCTCGGCGACCAGGATCCGCTCCAGGTGCGCCGGGCCAAGGCCCTCGCGGTCCTGGCCGATCCGGCGCGCGCCTGCCAGCTGCTGGCTCAGGGACACCAGCCCGCTCACACCCCGACCTCGGAAGCGCTGACACCGGGCGCGCCGACCTCGGCGCGGGCTGAGGCGACCCCGGCTGACTCAACCCCAGACGTGTCACACCCAGAGAACATCGACGTGCATCGCGAGGACGTGCAGCAGCCCGAGGACCCGGAGCCCGAGGAGGCGGAGCCTTACGAGACCGCGGTCGAGCGTGCGGTGCTGCTCGGACAGGCCCTGATCAGCATGGGTGCCCGTGCCCTGCGGCGGCTGCGTCCACGGACCGTGCTCTACGTGCACCTGGCCGAGGAGGCACTCGACTCGCTGTCGGTGACACCCGGCTCCGGCCGCCCCCACGCCGAACTTGCCCGGGTGCGAGGGCTCGGCCCCGTGGGTCTGCAACAGCTGAGGGACTGGATCGGCGAGGACCGGGTCGACGTCAGACCCGTGATCGACCTGGCCGGACAGGTCCCGGTGGACGAGTACGCCATCCCGCCGCCGATGGCGGAGGTGATGGAGCTGCGCGAGCCGTTCGAGGTGTTCCCCTGGGGCACCGGCGAGGTCGGATCCGTCGACCTCGACCACACGACGCCGTTCCGACCGCGGTCCGAGGGCGGCGGTCGCGGGCAGACACGGCCGGACAACCTCGGCCCGCTCGGCCGTCACCACCACCGCGCCAAGACCTTCGGCGGGTTCCGGTGCCACCAGCCGCTGCCGGGCGTCTACCTCTGGCAGACGCCGTCAGGCCACTGGTTCCAGGTGGACCACACCGGCAGCACGGCCCTCGGACGAGAGACCCCGGCGATCCTGACCTCGGCGGCGGTGTCTGTCGACTTCCGGCCCGGTGACGGCCAGCCTTGGGACGCCCAGCTCCTGGAGAGCCCGCCCTGGGACGGTCCGACCTGGGATCCGGACCACCTGGACGATCTCGGCGGCATGGGTGACCTGAGCGACCTGGACGACGCGTCGTGGCGACCGGCGTGGCTCGACGAGGCCGCGTCCACGCAGCGGTGA